The DNA sequence AATGCAAATGACCGATAACACGACCGTACTATCATCAGAAAACCCGACTACGATTGAAATTCCGCCTAACAGCCAACCTTTAACCGCAGTCAAGCGTCTTTGGCGTATGAACAGCGCAACTCTCGGATTCTTTCCGGACGGCGCTTTCAACGAGTATGCAAAGAGGGGTCAAATCCTTGGAGTAGTACTCAAAGAGAAGTGCGTTGGATATCTCCTTTATGCTAAGAGCCGGGAATATGCGAGGATCACCCATTTGTGTGTCCATCCTGATAATCGTGGCCAAGGAATACCAGAGATCTTATTTAAAGCGTTGAAGCAACGAGTTGAGCATCTAGAGTCGGTGAGGTTGACTTGTCGAAAAGACTTTGATTCAGCAAACAACCTTTGGCGACGGCTCGGCCTGACGATAGTAGGGGAAAAGCCTGCGCGGGCGGAGGGTAAAACTCTCCAAATATGGAAGCGAGAGTTAGCAGGCCTTCCACTATTGAACTATCTAGATGAAATGTCAGGACGAGATAAACAGCGGGTGGTAATCGATGCAAATATCTTTATTGCGCTTGCAAAGGAACAAATTTCGGATTGTGACGCGCGCGAAATGATGGATGCTATCGCACTTGACGCAGATTGGTTATCTGAATTAATCACCCTTCATATCACACCTGAAATCCGTCGCGAAATTTCGCGTCAGAACGATATTGGCACTCAGCGTAATCGCAAGCTAGCACTTCGCCGTTTTGTCGAATGCAATGGTGATGCAACACTGTTTGAATCCGCCAAACATAAGATTCGCTCACTTTACCCTAACAAGATAAATAAGCGAGACGAATCGGACATTAACCATATTGCTTATAGTGTGGCTGGAAATGCCGACTATTTCGTAACCAATGATGCCGGAATTTTGAAACAACAAAAGAAAGTCGACAAGTTGTTTGGTCTTGCCATCCTAACTCCTGCGGAATTGGTTACGATCATCCATGAGGCCGAACACCGACACTATTACCACCCTGCACGATTAGCTGGCACTATGACTAAAATACGAAGAGTGAATGTTTCTAACATTCAAGAAACTCAAGAACGTTTCCTAAGTTATACCCAAGGAGAACGAAGCTCAGACTTTCGCCAAAAGCTCGATAAAGTCTTACTTTCCCCTGATAAAAATACTGCACACATTGTTACTGACCGCTCCACCCCTCTCGCTTTGTGGACGGAATGTATATCAGGCACACGTCTGGACGTCCCAATTCTTCGAGTTAGTCGCGGGAGTCTAAAAACGACTCTTGCATTTCACCTTGTTTGGCATTTAACTCGTACCGCGGTTGAAAACGGTGCAACGGTGCTCACAGTGACCGACGACTACCTTGATCCCGAACTGACACAGGCCCTATTGCGTTACGATTTCTTCCGACACGAAAGCTGCTGGAAGCGGATTATAGTTCACGGAATTCATTCGCCTGACGAATTGATAAGGAAAATCGAGGCACACCACGATACACCTCCTTTTAACGCAAAATCTCTTTTAACCGCGAAAACTCCAGACGCGACTGCCAAATTAGAGAAAGCGATTTGGCCCGCCAAGGTCATCAACTCGTCGATCGCTAGCTATATAGTTGCCATTAAGCCTTGGTGGGCTATGCAGCTTTTTGACAAACAACTTGCTGAGAGCGATTTATTTGGAGCAAAGCCAGAACTGATGTTAAATGGAGAAAACGTTTATTATCGCTCAGCGCATCCACAGATTCTTAGTGCCCCCTCTCGAATCTTATGGTACATCACCTCAGATCCGAAAAAACCTGACACAAAGTCAATACGAGCCTGCTCTCAAATTGTCGAAATCAAGCGCGGTTCTGCGTCAGATCTTTATAAAAAGTTTAAGCACCTTGGCGTTTATACATGGGAAGATGTGAAAAACATAGCTAACGGCGACCCTCAAGCTAAAATCACGGCTTTTCGCTTTACTCTCACCGAACTGTTTGAGCAGCCAGTCCCATGGAATGACTTCCAGTCAATCCTCTTACAAACGAAAGGAAAGCCCCACACCTTACAGTGCCCGGTCAATATTTCGGAGTCCGCTTTTCTAAAGATTTATCGTCGCGGAATGGTGATACAATGAAGAGAACGGGTATTTTACTCTCAATAAAGCCACTCTATGCAGACAAGATATTGAAAGGCGATAAGACGGTCGAGCTCAGACGTGTGTTACCTGGCCTGGAGCCAGACGAGATCGTCCTTCTTTATGCTACCGCACCAGTTTCTGCGATTGTCGGATGGTTCACCGTTAACAGCGTTGTCACCCAATCGGTCAATCTGCTTTGGCAGACGGTCGGACCCCAATCATCAATATCTCATGAAGAGTTCTGCACTTATCTACAGGGAAGGGAAAAAGGTGTGGCGATTCTTGTCGAGAAAGTTTTCCCAATAAATACGACAGAAACCACCAGCTTAAATAGTCTTCGGCAACTCTACCCGGGGTTCCATCCCCCCCAGGGGTTTCGCTACATTCAACGATTTAAAGATGGAGGAAAGAAGCTTCTTTCAACACTTCCCATTGATCCAGATTAACCCAACACAATACACTTCGAAACATTTACATCTAGCACAACAACAAGATCGTTCTAGCGAAATACCCCTTTGAACCATAACAACATATTTATATCCCTAAGCAATACCAATACCTACTTATAATCCAACGAGCAACAAGAGCTTAGTAGCTCTTATTACCCCCCCCTCATCCAGTGATTTGCAGTGTGTCCAATAATCCGCTTATCATATCGAACGTGTAAAACGCTACCTAAATTCAGAATCACTAGCCCCTACCTCCCCCCAACCCCTCCCACACCATATCAAACACCACCCGCACCCTCCTGCTCGTCTGCACCTCCCTGCGGCTCACAAACCACTTCGGCATCAAAAAGGGCTCGATCTCACTCAGAACCCGCTGCACCCCGGGCTCCGCGTCGCCTACGGACTCCATCATCAGACCGTTCCCCGCGCCCTGCTTCACGAGCTCCCAGAGCATTAGGTGGTTTTCGGTGAGAACTGGGAAGTTTAGAGGGGTCAGAGTGAGCCCGAGGCTGTTGAGGTGCTCGCGTAGGTCGGGGGCGCGGTTAAAGCCCAGGTAGTTCGCGCGAGAAAGGTCTCCGAGTGTGGTGGGGTTGCCGAGGCACTCGAGGTAGGCGGGCGTAGCGTAGAGGTGCACGCGCTCGTCGCGGATTTTGCGGGCAACGAGCTTGGTGTCGGTGGGTCGAAAGTTGCGCAGAGCGATATCGGCCTCGCGGTGATGCAGAGCGCGGGCATAATTAGAGATCAGAATCTCGTTCTCGATACCGCGATTGAAGGCGGCGATCTACTCGCTCGGCCTCGCCTGGCGGGCAAAGTACCTGCGTGAGTTAGGCAAAGCACTTGCCGAACGCAAGGGCATGGTCCCCAAAGCCACGGACGAGATCCGCGAGCTCCCCGGTGTTGGTCCCTATGTGGCGGGGGCCTTTCAGGCGCTGCATCGCAATCGCCACGCGTCGTTCGTCGATGCCAACGTCGTGCGCCTGCTCTCTCGCTTCTTCGGATTTGATCGCGATGGGGAGACAAGACGCAAGCGCTGGTTTCTTAATCTGGTCGAACACCTCTTCGACCATGATTATGAGCCCCGGACGTTCGGCTACGCCCTGCTCGACTTCACGCGGGAGGTGTGCGCCAGAAAGGCTCACTGCTCGGCGTGTCCGCTTCGAAAACAGTGTGTGTACGGGCGCGAAACCATTATCGAATCTTGAACAGTATCAGCAACTTACCCACATGACCGCCCGACATGGCTCGCCCCCCCTCTCCGAGCGCGTCCTGGTTCCTCATAACGCCGACGTTTTACCCACCTCACTCCCTGTAAAACACGCCCCGCAACGCCTCGGTCGAGGTGACACGCGAGCCGGAGCGGTACGCGGTGACGCGGAACTGGTAGTACATCCCCGGCTGAAAAGGCCCGTCGTAGGCGACGCTGAGGTAGTCGCCCTCCTCGCCAGGGGCGATGTCGAGCGCTTCCCAAACAAGCTTGCCATGGGCGTCGAACACCATCACATCGTAGTGCTCAACGTTGCGGGCCGGCCCCCAGGTCAGGGTCGGAGGTGCAGCGAGCGCCTCGGGGCCTTCGGCTCCAGGAGCGATGGTGTCGAGGGCGTCGGTGACTCGGAAGGCGGGGCTTACCTCGACGTTGCCCTCCCCCTCCGGGATGCTTATACGCACGAGTTGGTTGCCCAGGATGTCGTCATAGGGGCCGCGGACGAAGCCATCATTCTGAAAGGCGGCCAGGACGATGTAGTCGCCAGCAGGCACGCCCCCGATCGTCCAATTCCCGCTTTGGTCAAAACGGTCCGACGCGGCGGCGCTCAACCCGATTGGCACCTCGCCACGCATCATAACCTCGTCGTAGGTCGACGCGGGCACCAACGCCACCGAACTCTGCAAGGCGCCAGATGCGGCTATGAAGTTCATATGGCCGCTGACGGTATGAAGTTCCTCCTCGGACTCCGATTCTCGGAGCCGCACGCCTCCATAGGGCACCTGTTCCATGAAGACCGGCCAGGGATCGAGCTGGATGCCGGCGGCGTAGCCGTGAACTTCGTAAGAACCGGGCGGCACATTGAAGATCGTAAAGGCCCCGTCGCGGTCCGTGATGGCGGTGAGGCCTCGGGTGGTGGGACTTTCGGCGACCACCAACACCCCACTCGGCCACCTGAGCCGATCGATCCGGCCGCTTATCGAGGCAAAACCCTGCTCCGACTCAGGAAGCGCGAGCAACGCCACATCGGTTTGCGCTGTGTCGACAGTCAGTGTTCCCTCGTCCGCGTAGAGCACCACGGTGCTGAGGTCGATGCGTTCCGCCGTGCGTAATCCACCGGGGAAAGACTGGTAATCGGGTGCGCTGACATGCAGCGTGATCAACTGCTGCACTGGCAACCCATGATCGTCACGACGCGCGGTTATTGGAAAGCGGTACATGCCGGACGCATCGCTCAGCACAGCCTCATAGGCTCCCGCGTGATCGCTGAACGCGAGGATCTGAGCCCCCTCGATAGGCTCGAGTGATTGCGCATCGAAAATCTGTCCCTGCACGAAGAGCTCGGTGTGGCAGCGGTCCCCTCCCGAGTTTACATCCTCACAGACAAGTCCCGGCCCGCAGGCGTACCAGGCGTCGCCACAGGCGGAAAACTCATCAAGCAAGCAACGTGCATATCCGCTGTTGTCTGCAGCCATACACGAAGCCCCTGGTCCGCAGAGTGACGGCGCTTCGCCAGCGTCGCAGGAACCGCCGTCAGGATGCAGACAACGCATGGTTCCCGCCTCATCGCGCCTGCAGGTGAGCTCATATTCGCTGCCCGTACACGCGAAGTATTCTCTCGGGACACAGACCTCGCCAGGGCCGGCAGCCTCGTTGGTCAGGTCACAGGCCTGGGCAAACACGAGGCTCAACAAAACAAAAAGTAACCATCCAGCATGCTTCATCAGCGGTCTCCCGGGCGCGCTGCGCGAAGCGGCGCTAATCGTTTCCGTTGAAGTAAAAAGAGCAGATGGGCAGTCTATGTTTAAAACTCCGCGCGTGTCAGGCTCACGCGCAAGGGGGCGCGAACCCTTGCCCAATCCCCATCCGGGCTACGACCAAGGGACGAAAAACGCCCCCGTCTCCGGGGGCGCCTTCTCAGCAGGCCAGCCTCTCCTCTCCGGCCCCAAGACCCAACTCCCTAACCCTCCCCTGGCAAAAAAGCCCACGCAACCTGCGGGGCCGCGTGGGCTTGATATGTCGACGTCGGGAGGGTCCTCGACACGTTCAGCCCGAGAAGACAAAGCGGCCGCCCGTCTCCCAGCGGTACGTGCCGCCGCCGACGCACACCTCGTCGAGGGGGCCGATGTGGACGAAGTGCTCGTCTTCGAGCCAGAAGGGTTCAAAGTCCACGCTGCCCTCCAGGGTCAGGGTCTGGCCTTGATGATCCCCCTCAAAGCTGAAGGTGTGGATGCGCACCCCGTCGATGGTGATCTCGAAGTCGCGCACCGCGTCAAATCCACCTGCGGGCGCTGTGCCGTCGCAATTTGACATGTAGGTGTCGTCATAGACCTCCAGACGGTAGCTCAGGGAGCTCACGAAGTGGGGGGTCGGTACGGTGAAGTAGTGGCGGAGGAAGTGATCCAGCGCGTAAAACGAGCGACTTTGTCCTGCCGAGATGGGCACCGCCCACCCGGCCGAGCCATAGGTCAGGGTCTCTGGCGAGGGAAAGGCCAGGTCGGTGAAGAGGGTGTCGCAGACGTAGATGGTTTCCTGGATCTCATCGTCACCGAGCTCGCCATCGGCGTTTGTGTCGAGCCCCACCGAGACGGCGCTTCCGCGATAGCCGCAGTTCTCGCCAGCGGGCTCCTCCTCGGTGCGGATCAGGGAGTTCAACCCCTCGACACCGGTGCATACCAGCGACTCGGCGGACACCTCGTCGGGGTCGAGTTCCGCGTTGGCGTTGGCGTCCAGACCGCTCAACACCCGCACGCCGCCGGCGGCACAATCCTCGCCGGGCGCGACGTCTTCCGTGCGAATGAGCGGGGTTTGTCCACCGGGGCCCTGCTCCCCACCCTCACCGGCGCATACAAAGGACTCGCCAGACACCTCGTCGGGGCCGAGTTCACCGTCGGCGTTGGCGTCCAGACCGCTCAGCACCCGCACGCCGCCGGCGGCGCATTCGGCGCCGGGCTCCACCCTTTCGGTGCGGATCAGGGAGTTGAGGCCGTCTGCCCCCTCGGGGCCCTGTACGCCGCTGCCATCGCCTCCGCAGGCGCTAAGAAAAAGGGCCAGACACACACAACGCATCGCAAGTCGCAAATAAAACACGGTTCACACTCCAGGGATCCGTACGCCGCAAGCTCATGGGAAAAAGCGATGTGCTCGCAGCCTCGAAACAAAGAAAACAGAGACGATGGTGCAAAGGTCGCCTTTTGTAAAAACACCTCCCCCCGGCGGTCAATGTCTCTTTACCACGGAGCGCGAACGCTCCGGGGACTCTCGGGGTATGGGGAGAGGAGAAGAGCCCCCTCCCCAGAAACCTCACCCCGGCGAGGCGGCCGAAATGTCGCCGAAGTCCGGCTCAAACTCCGCCGGTGCGGCTTCGGGCTCGGGCGCCTCGCTCTTCTCGCCAAGGGCCCGGTAGAGCAGCGCTCCTCCCACCCCGCCGGCGATGGGAGCCAGCCAGAAGAGCCAGAGCTGGGAGAGCGCCCACCCGCCCACAAAGAGCGCCACACCGGTGCTGCGGGCCGGGTTCACCGAGGTGTTGGTCACCGGCAGGCTGATCAGGTGCACCAGCATCAACGCCAGTCCGATGGCCAGCGGCGCCACCGCCGCGGGCACACGTTTGTGGGTGGCCCCCATGATCGCGAACACAAAGAGGCCGGTCATGAGCACCTCGATCACCAGCCCTGACAAGAGGGTGTAGCCCCCGGGCGAATGCTCCCCGTAGCCATTGGCCGCAAAGCCGGCCTCCAGTGAGAAGGTGGGGCTGCCGCTGGCGACCACGTAGAGCACCGCGGCGGCGGCCACCCCGCCGAGCACCTGCACTACGATGTAGGGGATCACATCGCGCCCCGGGAAACGACCGCCGATCCACAGCCCGAGCGAGACGGCCGGGTTGATATGACACCCGGAGATGTCACCGATGGCATAGGCCAACACCAGCAGCGTCAGGCCAAAGGCCAGCCCGACACCGACGATCCCCACCCCGATCTCGGGAAAGGTCGCGGCGATGACGGCCGCGCCGCACCCGACTAACACCAGAAAGAAGGTTCCTACGAACTCCGCCGAAAGACGCCTGGCTCGATCTTGCATGATGGCTCCCTGTGCCAGCACCGACTTAGGCCCCCTCCCGCAACCCATGCGCCCCCCCTGGGGCACTTACCCCCGAAACGTAGGTCCCTACCGAAGCCGACCCAAATCAGCGCCGGGTCGGAGTCTGGGAGGGGAGGCGGGTCGGCGCCCCCCAGATGCCCCCGAGCTGTCAGCCCCCCAAAAAAACAAAAAACGCCCCCCGAGACGGGGGGCGTTTTTTTACGCGTGGCCAGCGCCCGCGAGACGCGGGCTCGGGCTCACTGCCGGTAGAAGACCCCGCGCAGATCTTCGGTGCTCGAGATGGCCGAGTCGGCCCGGTAGGCCGTGGCGCGGAACTGGTAGTACATCCCCTCTTCGAAGGGCCCCTCGTAGGCCACGCTCAGGTTGGTGCTGCCGCCGGCCGAGGGGATGTCGTTGGCCTCCCAGACCACGTCGCCATAAGCGTTGAAGACCACCACATCGTACCACTGGGCGTTGCTGGCCGGGCCCCAGGTCAGCGTGGGGGGCGCGGTGAGCCCCTCGGGGCCCTCGGCGCCGGGGGTCACGGTGTCGAGGGCCGCGGTGACCTTAAAGGAAGGCGTCACCTCGAAGGTGCCCTCGCCAGAGGCGATCGTGGTGCGCACCAGCTCGGTGCCGGCGATGCCCTCATCCGGGTCGCGCACCAGCTCGTCGTTCTCGAAGCCGGCGAGCACGTAGTAGTCGCCGGCGGGGACGCCCTCGATGGTCCATTCGCCATCGATGTTCGGCGCCCCGGAGCGCGGGGCGCGCAGGCCGGCAGGCACCTCGCCACGGACCGAGACCTCGTCGAAGGTCGACGCCACCACGAAGACCACCGAGCTCTGCAGCCCCCCGGAGGCGGCCACGATCTGAATCTGCCCGCTGACATCCTGCAGCCCCTCCTCCGACTCGCTGAGGATGACGTCCTCCACCGGCACGTCGGCCATGCTCACCTGCTCCGGCTCGACTTGAGTGCCGGCGATGTAGCCGCGCAGCTGATAGTCCCCCGGCGGGACGTTGAAGATGGTGAACGCCCCGTTACGCGCCGAGACCCCGCTGATGCCGGTATCCGGATCGCTCTCCGCCACCACCAGCACCCCGCCCAGCCCGCGCTCGCCAATGTCCACCAGACCGCTGATCGAGGAAAAACCCTGCTGACTGGCCGGCAACTCAATCAGCGCCACATCGGTCTGCGCGGTGTCGATCACCAGCTCACCCGACTCCCCGATCACCGAGGCCGTGGTGGTGTCGATGGGCAGCGCGGTGCGCAACCCGCCGGGGAAGGTCTGATAGTCGGCGGCGCTGCCGCGCAGGGTAAAGAACTGCTGCACCGGGACGCCCTGGGCGTCGCGCAGCGCCGGGATCTGCAGGCGGTAGGCGCCCACCTCGTCACTCACGGCCACGTCGCTCAGCGCGCTGCCCTCTTCATTGAAGGCGATGATCTGGGCGCCGGGGATGGCCTCCAACGAGGCGTTATCAAAGACCTGCCCCTGCACAAAGAGCGCGCTGTGACACTGGTGCTCTCCGCTCTCGGTGGCCTCGCAGGCCAGCCCCGGGGCACAGGTGTTCTCCTCCGGGTCACACTCGGCGCCGGCTTCGAGCAGGCAGCGCGCGTCTTCGCCTGGAGCCGGCTCGATGCAGGTAGCGTCGGAGGCGCAGGGAGAGGGGTCTTCGGCCAGCGAGCAACGCCCGCCGTCAGGGTGCAGGCAGCGCAGAGTCGGCCCGTTGTCGCCCCGACACACCAGCAAAAAGTCACTCCCCTGGCAGGGCTCCGCCAGAGAGGGGTCACAGACCTCGCCAGGGCCAGCGGCCTCGTCACAGCCACCACACCCCTGGGCAAAGCCCACCAAAAGACCGGCAAAAAGCGTCCATCGCAGGTAGCGCATCGTTCACCTCCACAGCCTCCGACCACCGGCCGGAGCGTCCATGATGCATTGGGTTGTCTCGCAAAGAAGCTACAAACCAGCCTAGAGGGAGCGTTTCCCGATGTCACCGCTACAAGGTGTTACTACGCTGCACAGCTCCCAAAGCACAAAAAAGCCGGGCCCCCACCGGGCCCGGCTCTCGCTGCTCCATCGCCCCACAGGGAGCGCTGTTCCGGCGTTCTACTGCGCGCGGTACACCATCCGATAGCTCACCGGCCGCGGCAGCTGCTCCATCTCCAGACGCGTGCGCACGTCCAGGCGCCCGCCCTCCCGACAGCGGTACTGGCTGCGGATGGGGCCATGTTCGGTCTCCATCTCGACATGCAAGACTTCATCGCGCATCCGGGCGCGAAAGTGCACCTCCTCGCCATTCTCGCCAGTGTGGGCCACACGTTCGCCGTTGAGCGGCAGCGTAACCGCCGGCCGGTC is a window from the Lujinxingia litoralis genome containing:
- a CDS encoding substrate-binding domain-containing protein — translated: MAAFNRGIENEILISNYARALHHREADIALRNFRPTDTKLVARKIRDERVHLYATPAYLECLGNPTTLGDLSRANYLGFNRAPDLREHLNSLGLTLTPLNFPVLTENHLMLWELVKQGAGNGLMMESVGDAEPGVQRVLSEIEPFLMPKWFVSRREVQTSRRVRVVFDMVWEGLGGGRG
- a CDS encoding MSCRAMM family protein; the protein is MRYLRWTLFAGLLVGFAQGCGGCDEAAGPGEVCDPSLAEPCQGSDFLLVCRGDNGPTLRCLHPDGGRCSLAEDPSPCASDATCIEPAPGEDARCLLEAGAECDPEENTCAPGLACEATESGEHQCHSALFVQGQVFDNASLEAIPGAQIIAFNEEGSALSDVAVSDEVGAYRLQIPALRDAQGVPVQQFFTLRGSAADYQTFPGGLRTALPIDTTTASVIGESGELVIDTAQTDVALIELPASQQGFSSISGLVDIGERGLGGVLVVAESDPDTGISGVSARNGAFTIFNVPPGDYQLRGYIAGTQVEPEQVSMADVPVEDVILSESEEGLQDVSGQIQIVAASGGLQSSVVFVVASTFDEVSVRGEVPAGLRAPRSGAPNIDGEWTIEGVPAGDYYVLAGFENDELVRDPDEGIAGTELVRTTIASGEGTFEVTPSFKVTAALDTVTPGAEGPEGLTAPPTLTWGPASNAQWYDVVVFNAYGDVVWEANDIPSAGGSTNLSVAYEGPFEEGMYYQFRATAYRADSAISSTEDLRGVFYRQ
- a CDS encoding carboxypeptidase-like regulatory domain-containing protein, coding for MAADNSGYARCLLDEFSACGDAWYACGPGLVCEDVNSGGDRCHTELFVQGQIFDAQSLEPIEGAQILAFSDHAGAYEAVLSDASGMYRFPITARRDDHGLPVQQLITLHVSAPDYQSFPGGLRTAERIDLSTVVLYADEGTLTVDTAQTDVALLALPESEQGFASISGRIDRLRWPSGVLVVAESPTTRGLTAITDRDGAFTIFNVPPGSYEVHGYAAGIQLDPWPVFMEQVPYGGVRLRESESEEELHTVSGHMNFIAASGALQSSVALVPASTYDEVMMRGEVPIGLSAAASDRFDQSGNWTIGGVPAGDYIVLAAFQNDGFVRGPYDDILGNQLVRISIPEGEGNVEVSPAFRVTDALDTIAPGAEGPEALAAPPTLTWGPARNVEHYDVMVFDAHGKLVWEALDIAPGEEGDYLSVAYDGPFQPGMYYQFRVTAYRSGSRVTSTEALRGVFYRE
- a CDS encoding ASCH domain-containing protein, with translation MKRTGILLSIKPLYADKILKGDKTVELRRVLPGLEPDEIVLLYATAPVSAIVGWFTVNSVVTQSVNLLWQTVGPQSSISHEEFCTYLQGREKGVAILVEKVFPINTTETTSLNSLRQLYPGFHPPQGFRYIQRFKDGGKKLLSTLPIDPD
- the aqpZ gene encoding aquaporin Z, giving the protein MQDRARRLSAEFVGTFFLVLVGCGAAVIAATFPEIGVGIVGVGLAFGLTLLVLAYAIGDISGCHINPAVSLGLWIGGRFPGRDVIPYIVVQVLGGVAAAAVLYVVASGSPTFSLEAGFAANGYGEHSPGGYTLLSGLVIEVLMTGLFVFAIMGATHKRVPAAVAPLAIGLALMLVHLISLPVTNTSVNPARSTGVALFVGGWALSQLWLFWLAPIAGGVGGALLYRALGEKSEAPEPEAAPAEFEPDFGDISAASPG
- a CDS encoding DUF7151 family protein — encoded protein: MFYLRLAMRCVCLALFLSACGGDGSGVQGPEGADGLNSLIRTERVEPGAECAAGGVRVLSGLDANADGELGPDEVSGESFVCAGEGGEQGPGGQTPLIRTEDVAPGEDCAAGGVRVLSGLDANANAELDPDEVSAESLVCTGVEGLNSLIRTEEEPAGENCGYRGSAVSVGLDTNADGELGDDEIQETIYVCDTLFTDLAFPSPETLTYGSAGWAVPISAGQSRSFYALDHFLRHYFTVPTPHFVSSLSYRLEVYDDTYMSNCDGTAPAGGFDAVRDFEITIDGVRIHTFSFEGDHQGQTLTLEGSVDFEPFWLEDEHFVHIGPLDEVCVGGGTYRWETGGRFVFSG
- a CDS encoding GNAT family N-acetyltransferase; this encodes MTDNTTVLSSENPTTIEIPPNSQPLTAVKRLWRMNSATLGFFPDGAFNEYAKRGQILGVVLKEKCVGYLLYAKSREYARITHLCVHPDNRGQGIPEILFKALKQRVEHLESVRLTCRKDFDSANNLWRRLGLTIVGEKPARAEGKTLQIWKRELAGLPLLNYLDEMSGRDKQRVVIDANIFIALAKEQISDCDAREMMDAIALDADWLSELITLHITPEIRREISRQNDIGTQRNRKLALRRFVECNGDATLFESAKHKIRSLYPNKINKRDESDINHIAYSVAGNADYFVTNDAGILKQQKKVDKLFGLAILTPAELVTIIHEAEHRHYYHPARLAGTMTKIRRVNVSNIQETQERFLSYTQGERSSDFRQKLDKVLLSPDKNTAHIVTDRSTPLALWTECISGTRLDVPILRVSRGSLKTTLAFHLVWHLTRTAVENGATVLTVTDDYLDPELTQALLRYDFFRHESCWKRIIVHGIHSPDELIRKIEAHHDTPPFNAKSLLTAKTPDATAKLEKAIWPAKVINSSIASYIVAIKPWWAMQLFDKQLAESDLFGAKPELMLNGENVYYRSAHPQILSAPSRILWYITSDPKKPDTKSIRACSQIVEIKRGSASDLYKKFKHLGVYTWEDVKNIANGDPQAKITAFRFTLTELFEQPVPWNDFQSILLQTKGKPHTLQCPVNISESAFLKIYRRGMVIQ